A genomic stretch from Bacterioplanes sanyensis includes:
- a CDS encoding site-specific integrase: MNQTPSTTSSQLPSIQEEEALRQYLQAATAHNTRRAYRSAIRQFEKWGGRLPTNSDVLVRYLLANAARLNSRSLTLHVTAISQWHRYQELSDPAQSPLVRKTLEGIRRQHGRPKHKAKALRLEHIAAMAKHLQSSDTPSLKQQRDLALILSGFFGAFRRSELVSIQVEDLHWEPEGLIIRLPRSKTDQHGAGISRALPSGQPGACPCAAIRQWLDSSDIQRGPLFRPINRWGQIKDKAMPVGAINDLLKQLGLALNFDFVPDLSSHSLRRGLSTSAARANIDFELIKKQGGWKSDATVWEYIEEGRQLEDNAATPLMQEMSKWMSDTSG; encoded by the coding sequence ATGAACCAAACACCAAGCACAACCAGCAGCCAACTGCCGTCTATTCAGGAAGAAGAAGCGCTGCGTCAATATCTGCAGGCGGCCACTGCACACAACACGCGCCGGGCTTACCGCTCCGCCATTCGCCAGTTCGAAAAGTGGGGTGGGCGGCTGCCAACCAACAGCGATGTGTTAGTGCGCTACTTACTGGCCAACGCCGCACGACTCAACAGCCGCAGCCTGACCTTGCATGTGACCGCCATCAGTCAATGGCATCGCTATCAGGAATTATCCGACCCGGCTCAGTCACCCTTGGTACGCAAAACCCTAGAAGGCATTCGCCGCCAACATGGCCGCCCAAAGCACAAAGCCAAAGCGCTGCGCCTTGAGCACATCGCCGCCATGGCCAAACACCTGCAATCCAGCGACACACCAAGTTTGAAACAGCAGCGAGACCTAGCGCTGATCCTAAGCGGTTTTTTTGGTGCATTTCGTCGCAGCGAACTGGTGTCGATTCAAGTCGAGGACCTGCACTGGGAACCCGAGGGGTTGATCATTCGCCTGCCGCGCTCGAAAACCGACCAGCACGGCGCGGGCATCAGTCGCGCGTTACCAAGCGGGCAGCCGGGGGCTTGTCCGTGCGCTGCGATTCGCCAATGGCTCGATAGCAGCGACATCCAACGGGGGCCACTGTTTCGCCCCATCAATCGCTGGGGACAGATCAAAGACAAAGCCATGCCAGTTGGCGCCATCAATGATCTACTCAAGCAGCTCGGCCTGGCACTGAATTTTGATTTTGTTCCCGACCTGAGCAGCCACAGCTTGCGCCGCGGTTTGTCGACCAGCGCCGCTCGCGCCAACATCGACTTTGAGCTGATTAAAAAGCAAGGCGGCTGGAAGAGCGACGCAACGGTGTGGGAGTACATTGAAGAAGGCCGCCAACTGGAAGACAACGCAGCTACACCTCTGATGCAGGAGATGTCCAAATGGATGTCCGATACCAGCGGCTGA
- a CDS encoding nuclear transport factor 2 family protein, translating into MQEKLTLIQSYIQCYNAFDIDGLLALLSDDIVFENESGGEINARTQGKEDFRNLASQSAALFSERQQTTTNIQMHNDRATVDIDYRATVAADLDNGLKAGQVLELQGQTLFEFNQNKISYIKDIS; encoded by the coding sequence ATGCAGGAAAAACTAACCCTCATCCAATCGTACATTCAGTGCTACAACGCGTTTGATATTGACGGCTTGCTCGCGCTGTTAAGCGACGACATCGTTTTTGAAAATGAATCCGGCGGCGAGATAAATGCGCGCACGCAAGGAAAAGAGGATTTTAGAAACTTGGCGTCACAGTCCGCAGCGTTATTCTCTGAACGCCAGCAGACCACCACCAATATTCAAATGCACAACGACAGAGCCACAGTGGACATCGACTATCGGGCCACGGTAGCGGCCGATTTAGACAATGGCCTTAAAGCCGGACAAGTATTGGAGCTGCAAGGCCAAACCTTGTTTGAGTTCAACCAAAATAAAATCAGTTACATCAAAGACATCAGCTGA
- a CDS encoding DNA-binding protein, with translation MARNGVTYNDIAQAAQAIQAQGHSPTVDRVREHLGTGSKSTIAPLLKRWRSEQQQQPELPTDLLDSVRNLHQQLQRLADERIAQIQDDFEQLSEAQQQQISDALAEIQDLEKKEQSQRERLEQQQRTIESLEQQLQQLRVSSSKTAEQRDQAHLQIAELKQQAGDQKQENKDLREHFEHYQQRSMEERQQQREQAQSELQTLRLQLQQQQQHSSQLTHENGQLRQRVEDLLEHQQQAEAAWQQQRTDLGSQLASAQSALQLSEQQHQQRWQQAQSQIQIAEQQCGDATKSQEQTLSQLHSARSELQAITQEKQHWLQQNAVLEGRCQQLQTLLERKWEAPSD, from the coding sequence ATGGCCAGAAACGGGGTAACCTACAACGACATCGCCCAAGCCGCGCAAGCCATACAAGCGCAAGGCCATTCCCCAACAGTGGATCGTGTGCGTGAGCACTTGGGCACAGGCAGCAAAAGCACCATCGCCCCACTGCTAAAGCGCTGGCGCAGCGAGCAGCAACAACAGCCCGAGCTGCCGACAGATTTACTCGACAGCGTGCGAAACCTGCACCAGCAACTGCAGCGCTTAGCCGATGAGCGCATTGCGCAGATACAAGATGACTTTGAGCAATTGAGCGAGGCGCAGCAGCAGCAAATCAGTGATGCCCTGGCTGAAATCCAGGATTTAGAAAAGAAAGAACAGTCCCAGCGCGAGCGCTTAGAACAGCAGCAACGCACTATCGAAAGCCTGGAGCAGCAACTGCAGCAGCTGCGAGTCAGCAGCAGCAAGACGGCGGAGCAGCGAGATCAGGCACACCTGCAAATCGCAGAGTTAAAACAGCAGGCCGGCGATCAAAAACAAGAGAACAAGGATCTACGCGAGCACTTCGAGCACTACCAGCAGCGCAGCATGGAAGAACGCCAGCAACAGCGAGAGCAAGCACAATCGGAGCTGCAAACTCTGCGGCTACAGTTGCAGCAGCAACAACAACACAGCTCGCAACTGACGCATGAAAACGGCCAACTGCGACAACGCGTTGAAGATTTGCTAGAGCATCAGCAGCAAGCAGAGGCTGCATGGCAGCAGCAACGTACCGACCTTGGCAGCCAGCTCGCTAGCGCCCAATCCGCACTGCAGCTCAGTGAGCAGCAACACCAGCAGCGATGGCAGCAGGCGCAATCCCAGATACAAATTGCGGAGCAGCAGTGTGGCGACGCGACTAAGAGTCAAGAGCAAACGCTGTCACAGCTGCACAGTGCTCGGTCAGAGCTGCAAGCAATAACACAGGAAAAACAACATTGGTTACAGCAGAACGCTGTATTGGAAGGTCGCTGCCAGCAGCTGCAAACGCTGCTGGAGCGAAAATGGGAGGCGCCGAGCGATTAA
- a CDS encoding NADPH-dependent 2,4-dienoyl-CoA reductase — MSEFQSLLQPLDLGFTQARSRVVMGSMHTGLEERKGGWERQAEFFRQRAEGGVGIIVTGGIGPNEEGAVFRGGSILASSDEVAQHRIVTDAVHSVPGALICMQILHAGRYAYGGLGVAPSAIPAPINPMPPRELDEEGIEKQIQDFVRCASLAKEAGYDGVEIMGSEGYFINQFIAKRTNHRDDRWGGSYENRIRLPLEIVRRVRDAVGPEFILIYRLSMLDLVEDGSTWEEIVQLGKALEEVGVTIINTGIGWHEARVPTIATSVPRAAFAEVTARMKQHLSVPLITTNRINDPSVADAIIAEGKADMVSMARPMLADAEFVRKAAEGRADEINTCIGCNQACLDHTFGGGEVSCLVNPYACNETKLIDQPLTEKKRIAVVGAGPAGLAAATTAAKRGHDVTLFDADDKIGGQFNIAKQIPGKEEFYETLRYFRVMLEKTGVNVRLNTRVSAADLTDFDEVMLATGISPRTPDIPGIQDSDKVLSYLDVLKHKTPVGQRVAVIGAGGIGFDVSEYLTHGDTTPSQNVEEFMREWGVDLTVSTPGGLAEAQVERSPREVFLLQRKTSKVGAGLGKTTGWIHRTTLKNKGVKMMNGVSYDRIDEKGLHISVNGEAKLLEVDHIVVCAGQEPNRELQQALLDAGVSVHLIGGADKAAELDAKRAIKQGTELAAAI, encoded by the coding sequence ATGAGCGAGTTTCAATCTTTACTGCAGCCTTTGGATTTAGGTTTTACCCAGGCGCGCAGCCGTGTCGTTATGGGGTCGATGCACACCGGCCTTGAGGAGCGCAAAGGCGGCTGGGAGCGCCAGGCCGAGTTTTTCCGTCAGCGCGCCGAAGGCGGTGTCGGCATCATTGTCACCGGCGGCATTGGCCCTAACGAAGAGGGCGCGGTCTTTCGTGGCGGTAGCATCCTGGCCAGCAGCGACGAAGTGGCACAGCATCGCATCGTCACCGATGCCGTACACAGCGTGCCGGGCGCACTGATTTGTATGCAGATTCTTCACGCCGGGCGTTACGCATACGGCGGCTTGGGCGTTGCGCCATCGGCGATTCCAGCACCCATCAACCCGATGCCCCCACGTGAACTGGACGAAGAGGGCATTGAAAAGCAAATTCAGGATTTTGTCCGCTGTGCGTCATTGGCCAAAGAAGCCGGCTACGACGGCGTTGAAATCATGGGTTCTGAAGGCTACTTCATTAACCAATTTATCGCCAAACGCACCAACCATCGCGACGACCGCTGGGGCGGCAGCTACGAGAACCGTATCCGTCTACCCCTGGAAATCGTTCGCCGCGTGCGCGACGCCGTTGGGCCTGAGTTTATTTTGATTTACCGCCTGTCCATGCTCGACCTAGTGGAAGACGGCAGTACTTGGGAAGAAATCGTGCAGCTGGGCAAAGCGCTGGAAGAAGTGGGCGTCACCATCATTAATACTGGCATTGGCTGGCACGAAGCGCGCGTTCCGACCATTGCCACCAGCGTGCCGCGTGCAGCCTTTGCCGAAGTCACCGCGCGCATGAAGCAACATTTATCCGTACCGTTGATCACCACCAACCGCATCAACGACCCCAGTGTTGCCGATGCCATCATTGCCGAGGGCAAGGCCGACATGGTGTCGATGGCAAGGCCCATGCTGGCCGATGCCGAGTTTGTGCGCAAAGCGGCCGAAGGCCGAGCGGATGAAATTAATACCTGCATCGGCTGCAACCAAGCCTGCCTAGACCACACCTTCGGCGGCGGTGAAGTTTCCTGCTTGGTGAACCCGTATGCGTGTAACGAAACCAAATTGATCGATCAGCCGCTGACTGAGAAAAAACGCATTGCCGTAGTCGGCGCCGGCCCTGCGGGGCTGGCCGCCGCCACTACCGCCGCCAAACGCGGCCATGACGTGACGCTGTTCGATGCCGACGACAAAATTGGCGGCCAATTTAACATTGCCAAGCAGATACCAGGCAAAGAAGAATTCTACGAAACCCTGCGCTACTTCCGTGTCATGCTGGAAAAGACCGGCGTCAACGTGCGCCTGAATACTCGCGTTAGCGCCGCCGATTTAACCGACTTTGATGAAGTGATGCTGGCAACCGGTATCTCGCCACGCACGCCAGACATTCCAGGCATTCAAGACAGCGACAAGGTACTGAGCTACCTGGACGTACTAAAGCACAAAACACCGGTAGGCCAGCGTGTGGCCGTCATCGGCGCCGGCGGCATCGGCTTTGACGTTTCTGAGTATTTGACTCATGGCGACACCACGCCGAGCCAAAATGTGGAAGAATTCATGCGCGAATGGGGAGTGGACCTAACGGTTTCCACCCCTGGTGGCCTTGCAGAAGCGCAGGTGGAACGCTCGCCGCGCGAGGTGTTTTTATTGCAACGCAAGACCAGCAAAGTGGGCGCCGGGCTGGGCAAAACCACCGGCTGGATTCATCGCACCACACTTAAAAACAAGGGTGTGAAGATGATGAATGGCGTCAGTTACGACCGCATTGATGAAAAAGGTCTGCACATCAGTGTTAACGGCGAGGCCAAACTACTGGAAGTGGATCACATCGTTGTATGCGCAGGGCAAGAACCTAATCGCGAACTACAGCAAGCATTGCTTGATGCTGGTGTGTCCGTGCATTTGATTGGCGGCGCCGACAAGGCCGCCGAGCTGGATGCCAAGCGCGCCATCAAACAAGGCACCGAATTGGCCGCGGCGATCTAG